Part of the Paenarthrobacter sp. JL.01a genome is shown below.
TAGAGGGCGATGTCGACGGCGGCCAACGCCTGTGTTGCCACGCCTGACCTTCCGACGGAGGCGCCGGCCCAGAGGAGCTTGGTGTAGATCTTGCCGATGTCGTTGGGGTCCTCGCCGATGATGCCCTCGGCGACTTCCTTGGCGTGGGCGTACTGTGCGGGTCCGCCGGCGCGCTTGGAGTAGCTGAAACCCAGGCCGCTGTGGCCCTGTTCGGTGGTGATCTCGGCGAACAGGAAAACGACCTCGGTCATCGGTTTCTGGCGCCCGGTGAAAACTTTGGCGTCGCTGATGGGTACGGCGAGGGGCAATCTCGCGGTGGACAGTTTGACGTGCCGGATGAAGTCGACGGTGCTCACGAGGTCTCCTAAATTGTTTTACTTAGGATACAAGTTGAGTACTTGTTCTACAAGGGATGATGTTTCCGGAGGAGCCCGCCGGTATGGCCATTGGCCTGCCGGCGGGCTGATCCTTCAGCCGCGTTCCACAGGGAGCCACAGTTCGCAGCTCGCTGTGCTGAAGTCCTCCGCGCGGTCGAGGACTGCCACAATCGCTGGTCCTGGACGGAGCCGCCACGGATTGGAGGGGAACCAATCGGTGGCAGTGGAGGCCCACGTGGACTGAAGAACCTCCGGGTAAGCCCCTTCGGCATGGAACACCGCCCAGATGCCCGCGGGAACCTCGATCGCGTCGAGCTCCTGGGGCGCGGGTGTCGATTCGGTGACGGCGACCCCATGAAGGTAGGTCAGCTCGCTGCCCTCCTTATAGTCCGGGTCTACGTCGGCGCTCACCTGGAGCAGGCCACCGGGGTCGGTGTTGCTCAATTCCTTGAGCCGGGCGTGCTCTGCTATTGGCAGTGAGGCGATGTGTGCCTGGATGTGCGGGTTTGGGCCGTTGTGTATAAGCGGTACACGTGCCGAACGACCGATGAGTTTGAATGCCGGCCGTTCTGCGATGCGAGTGTCCATTGTGGTGTTCCCTTCTACGGTCAGGCGGAACCTGAGCTGCGGTTGTGTGCGAAGGGGGCCGCCGTTCCGCCGCACGTCGCTCGGACCGACGCCGTGTACTGATCGGAATGCCCGGCTAAAAGCCTCCGTTGAGCCGTAGCCATACCGCACAGCGATAGCCAGCAGGTCGCCCGTCCCGAGAACGTCCGTTGCAGCCACCGTCATTCGGCGTCTGCGGACGTACTCGGAGAGCGGCATGCCCGCCAGTGATGAGAACATCCGGCGGAGGTGGTACTCCGTCATGCCGAGCCTGACGGCCAAGTCATCAATATTGATCTCCTCGGTGAGGTGACCATCGATAAAATCGACGAGTTGGTTTAGCGCTGAGATCACGGTTCTCCCTTCACCTGCAAGCCTGCTCGTCCGGTTCACCCCGAACCCTACTATCGCGGTCCGATTCGATCACCGCTCGCAGAGCGCCGGTCCTCAACTAGCTTCCAACGCGTCCCTCTCCGTTCCTCACGCACCAGGCGCCGCCGGCACATCCGTCGTCACCACCGGCTTGGGCGCACGCTTCCCGTCCTGCTGCGCCGCCGTCCCGGCCACCACCACCAGCGCAACCCCAACAAGCTGCATCAGCGTGGGCGACTGCGCCAGCACCAGCAGGCCGATGAGCACGCCGAACGCGGGTTCTATCGACAGCAAAGTGCCAAAAGCGGAGTGGGTCATGCGCCGCAAGGCCAGCATTTCCAAACCAAAAGCGATCACCGGAGTAATCAGGGCGATCCCCGCCGCCATCGGCAGAACCCACCACTCAAGCGAGCCACCCAGTACCTGCGGCAACCCAAAGGGCAGGGTGGCCAAGGCGGCAACCGGGATGGTGAGCGACAACCCGCTGATGCCCGAGAAACGATCACCCACATGCTGCGTCAACACGTTGTACAGGCCCCAGCAAACACCGGCCGCCAAGGCGAATCCCACTCCGGGCAGGTCGATCGCGCCATGCCAGGGTTCAGTCAGCAGAACCACGCCGATGAAGGCCAACAGAGGCCATACCAGCGCCTTTCGGCGGTGACTCATGATGCCGGCTACCGTGAGGGGTCCCAGGAATTCGATCGCGACGGCGGTTCCCAGCGGGATACGCTCGACGGCGGCAAGGAAGAACGTGGTCATGAAACCCGTGACCACTCCGAGGGCTACCAGCGCCGGAAGATCCTTACGGCGCAAAGATCGGATGGCCGGTCGGCTGACCATCCACAGGAAAACGACTCCAAAGCACATGCGCAGCCACGCTGTACCTGCCGGTCCGATCTGACCGATCACGCTAACCGACAGGGCATTGGAAAGTTGAACCGCCATCATGGCGGCAACAGCCATGGACCAAGGCGGAAGTCCGCCAATTGCTCCGGAAAGGCGGTTACGCATTGGGAACCTCCGTCCGGTGTCCGGCTCCTACACCAGGCTCGAAGACTGCCAAAGTAAAGCGCGCAGAAGATATGCCGGGGTTGGCATATGAGTGCGGGACATCGCTGCGGAAAGTGATGGCATCGCCGGTATTGAGCTCGTAGCGCTCCGTCTCGATCTCAATGGTGAGTGCGCCGTCCTGCACCTGCAGGAGCTCGCGGGTTCCGGCTGAGTGCGCCTCGCTCTCGTGAAGCTCCCCGGGTGCCAGCGTCCAGTCCCACAGCTCGACGACGTCGGGAGACTCAGTGCCCGCGACCAGCACGCCGCGGCCACCTGAGGGGCCGGTCCAGAGCAGCGCCCCTTCACCTGAACGGGTGATCCTGGCCGCCCGGGGTGCCGGAGGCTCAACAAGTGCAGGCAAGCCCACTCCAAGGGCGTCACTGATCCGAAGGAGGGTTCCGATGCTCGGATTCACGGCGCCTTGCTCAACGCTGACCAGCATCCTGCGGCTCACGCCGGCGAGTTCGGCCAACTTGTCGAGCGTCCAGTCGCGGCCTTTGCGTTCTTGCTTGACGCGCTCCCCGATAACGCGCGCCAAACTCTCTGCACTGTCTTCCATATAGTGCAGCATACTGCACTACTTTGGTACCTGCGTGCCAATGGCATCTCAGTTGATGATCTCTGCCCGCTCATCAGCCTGGATTGCAGCAAGCCGCTCCCGCCACATCTCAAGTGCTTCGGGGGTAAGTCGGGTCCAATCGGTGATTTCTTCAACCACCCTGAGTGGAGCGCCGCTCCGGTAGGAGCGCGTGGGATTGCCGGGGAACTTCTTGTCCGTCACGTTGGGGTCGTTCTCGTAGGGACCAGTGGGTTCCACGCGATAGACGTGCGGCTCACCGTCGCCGGACGCCAGTTCGACGGCAAGCTCCGCCGCCAGTCCGGCACCGTCGCGCAGGGCAGTGAAGTAGATATGGTTCATGACGACGTCGGGCTTGTAGTTCGAGCGGTAGCCCGGCGAGAGAATGTCGCCCGCCCGGACTTCGGCTTTCGTACCGTGATAAAAAGGGCCCTCATCCAGCGGTTCAGTCATGGACCCAGCCTAGGCAACTTACGCCCGCATCGCTCCAAAACCTGCGATCAACGCTTCAAGTCCCAGGCTGAAGGCTGTATCCGTGGGTCGTTCGTGGCCTGCCAGGGACAGCCGGTCCACGGCGGAGGTGAAGTTCGGGACGTCCTCGGCGAGGTCGCCGGCGTCGAAAATGTCCTCGGGAGCGGTGACGT
Proteins encoded:
- a CDS encoding AraC family transcriptional regulator, whose product is MISALNQLVDFIDGHLTEEINIDDLAVRLGMTEYHLRRMFSSLAGMPLSEYVRRRRMTVAATDVLGTGDLLAIAVRYGYGSTEAFSRAFRSVHGVGPSDVRRNGGPLRTQPQLRFRLTVEGNTTMDTRIAERPAFKLIGRSARVPLIHNGPNPHIQAHIASLPIAEHARLKELSNTDPGGLLQVSADVDPDYKEGSELTYLHGVAVTESTPAPQELDAIEVPAGIWAVFHAEGAYPEVLQSTWASTATDWFPSNPWRLRPGPAIVAVLDRAEDFSTASCELWLPVERG
- a CDS encoding EamA family transporter — encoded protein: MRNRLSGAIGGLPPWSMAVAAMMAVQLSNALSVSVIGQIGPAGTAWLRMCFGVVFLWMVSRPAIRSLRRKDLPALVALGVVTGFMTTFFLAAVERIPLGTAVAIEFLGPLTVAGIMSHRRKALVWPLLAFIGVVLLTEPWHGAIDLPGVGFALAAGVCWGLYNVLTQHVGDRFSGISGLSLTIPVAALATLPFGLPQVLGGSLEWWVLPMAAGIALITPVIAFGLEMLALRRMTHSAFGTLLSIEPAFGVLIGLLVLAQSPTLMQLVGVALVVVAGTAAQQDGKRAPKPVVTTDVPAAPGA
- a CDS encoding helix-turn-helix domain-containing protein, which gives rise to MEDSAESLARVIGERVKQERKGRDWTLDKLAELAGVSRRMLVSVEQGAVNPSIGTLLRISDALGVGLPALVEPPAPRAARITRSGEGALLWTGPSGGRGVLVAGTESPDVVELWDWTLAPGELHESEAHSAGTRELLQVQDGALTIEIETERYELNTGDAITFRSDVPHSYANPGISSARFTLAVFEPGVGAGHRTEVPNA
- the arr gene encoding NAD(+)--rifampin ADP-ribosyltransferase, which codes for MTEPLDEGPFYHGTKAEVRAGDILSPGYRSNYKPDVVMNHIYFTALRDGAGLAAELAVELASGDGEPHVYRVEPTGPYENDPNVTDKKFPGNPTRSYRSGAPLRVVEEITDWTRLTPEALEMWRERLAAIQADERAEIIN